GCCTCCTTATATTTTCCTTGTTCCCAAATTAGTTCATAAACTCCTCCAAAAAAAATATCATCCATGCCTAATTTTTGAGCTACAAGCATTTTTTTATTTATCGTTCTAAGATAAATATTAGATTCAGTTGAAATTAAGACAAGTCCATCATTTACCCATTCAAAAATAAAAGACTTAAGGCTTTCTTTACTTTTATTAAAACAAGAGACAAATATTTCTGCCTTATTATTTCCATTTATATCCGCAGAATCCAGCCATATAATTTTACTATATTTATCCGGTGATATCTCAAAAATTTTTTCTAATTTACCATTGGACAGTTTATTAACAAATATAGTGTTATCATTTGCCAGTATTAATTCATTACTTTTGTCACCATCTACATCGCTAATAGAAAGTCTTTCTATATTTCCAATAAATTTTTCACTTTTCCACAGAAAAGATAAGACTTCCTGTTTTTTTTCAAAACTATTTGGTTCTGATTCTTGAATTAATATATTTTTTATATCCCCTGCAAACGCATCAATATGGGAAATAATTTCACCTTTATCTGAACCAATTTTATTAAATCTAAGCAAAACCTTATTATTTACTGTATCAATAAATTTGCCATCAGTGCTTATAGTATTGCCAAGCGCAGTTATTGTTCCAATAATAGCAAAATGAGCTGATTTTTCTGATGCAACTTGAAGTATACTCTCGTTTGTATTTACACTATCAAGCGCAATCAATTTTATAAATTCTGAAGAAAGTCTTGATTCAAACATATCAAAAATGGACTTATTCATGAAAGAGAGATCAAACTCAGAATTAATAGTGAATGGAAAAACAAGTATCGTTCTTTCATCCGCTTTTACGGTGTTTAACCACAAAAAAAATATAACAAAAAAAATGCTAAATGACTGTAATAATTTTTTCATAATAATGCTCTCATGTATTTGATAAAATTAAAGGTGCCAAAAAATTATAAACTAATGGATTCTTTAATATTTTTGCATATTGTTTCATTCCTATTTAAGGCTTCAATTATTTCTTTTTTACTAAATTCTGTTTTGTTCATGATATAGGATAATTTATCAAGATCTGCTGTGTATGCTGAAAAATGGCTCGTCAATCCTTCATAAAGATAGTCAGATACAGAATCTACAAATTTTAATGCGTATTGAAATTTTACGTTTTCTTTATAATCTGTTATGAAAAACTTGATTGAATTTATCGTTTCTTTTTTGATTTTAACGATTGACGCGTCTAATGCGTTTGTTTTATTTGTTTGATCGTCAGTCTCCTGTTTTTTAAACATTTTTTTTAAAAATTTTGTTATAGAATAAAAACTAAACTGCATTATAGCTTCAGCTTTCATTTTAGTGTTATAGTTAATCATCATGGAAGCATGCGGTATTTTGAGTCCATATTGCTCCTTAATTATGCTGATTGACGGTGATTGTAATTGATAGTTCGTTTTATTTATTAAATTTCCGATTCCTCCAATTTCTTTTGAATATTCATAAACAGCATCATTTATCATTGAATCAAAAGTTTTAGTTATTTCGTATAGTTCATCTACAACGTGTTGTTCATTTTCTTTTAAAAATGTTATTACTTTTGGCGTTATAGTTTCAGTAATAAAAAAGTCTAATGCCCTTTTAAATTGTTGAAAAATAATATAAATAGACTGAACAAAATTATCTTTTGAATTATTGAGTTTATCATAGGGCGATTCGTAATTTTTTATAAATTTGACGATTTCATCCATAAGAGATTTTGATTTATTAACAAAAAAATTATCTATATCCGATTTCATGTTAGATTTAATTTTTTTTGCAGCTCCATCAAGGGAATTTTTTATTATAAGTTTGATTTTATTTATTTTTGCTTGATGCCCATGCACATCTTCTATTGCCCTATTAGCGCTATGTGCATCTTTTTTAATTATGCTTTTAGTTATGTGTATCCATTGTAATATTGAAGATATAACTATATTTAATCGCTCAATATGATTCTTGTATAGAATACTTAAACCTTCATTATTAATTTTATTATAAAAATAATTTTTAAATTTCTTTGTTTCAATGTTTGAAAAATTAATCATTTCTTCTTCATGTTGCCAATGATTAAGTTTCATTTTGTCCTTTTTGGATAAAAATTTTATATTCCCATTAAAAAGATTGTATAAGGCTGAAAATGCATAAATATCGGATAATGGATTAAAAAAAATAAGATCATCCTTTGTTTTTTGAATCAATGTTTTTAACCCTTTTAGAGACTCGTGTTCGTTTAAATCGCAGTTTATAACAAATATTATGTTTTCACTTACACCCATGTTTTTCATCATGGATAAAAATTTTATATCAGCGCTTCTAAGTCCGGTTCTACTGCTTATAAGGTAAATAACAAAGTTTGCTGATAAAAGATAATCTTGAATCATTGTTATATGAAGGGGATTGGTAGAATCACTTCCTTGACAATCGGCTATTTCAACACTGTTTCCAATACTTTCTGATTGTATTTCAAGTTGTATATCTTTTAAATACACGGAAAGAGCATCATCTGAAACAAATTCAGTGTGCAGGTTAAAATTATTTTCGTCATATTCTTTTATCGAATTTTTATCTGAAATAATATCTTTAACTTTTTCAAATCCATTCAGATAAGATATTAATAAAACAATGTTCGGATTTTTTTCTCCATCAATAAACATTTTATTCATTTCTGTTTGGTTTAACGAATTTTGTAACAAATCCCTATGATTTTTATTTTTTATATCAAATCCTTCACTATCTGATCGAAAATTAGGGAATAAAATAAGTGCTTGATTAATTTCATTGTTTATCTCTTCCCATGACTTGCAATAGAGTTTAGCATTAAGTTTTTTGCCGATCCTAACTTTTGTTACAATAGATGTTATTACTCCTGCACCTCGTTTTAAATGATCTCCATTAAACAGATAATTAACGAAAGTGCTTTTTCCAGACTTTATTGTTCCTACGATCCCGATTCGTATAATATTTTCATTTAATTGATTATTTATATGTAAGCAGATTTTTTCCCAAAATTCAAAAACTGAGTCGTAATTTTTATATATGATTTTAATATTTTGTATAACTTGAACAATTTCTCTATTAATTTTTAAGAGTTTGTCTTTTGTTTCGTTGTTTGAATCCATATTTAACCTTATTTTTAGATGATATTAATTATTAGAACTATGCATTAATTTTTGAAAGCTTGTTAATTGTAATAATTTATGATATATAAATCTACAAAAATTTTTGATAAAGGGGAATTTATCTTATGTCAGAAAAACATCCAGAATGCCCATTATACAATCCCTTGAACTGTAAGGAATATTATAACCCTAAATTATGTGCTTTTGTAAAAAAAGATAAAATATGTCTTAAAAAAAGAAAGCCTAAAATAAAAGGTAAATCTAAATTAAAAGAAGAATGTGTGGAAGAAGAATAATTTTGTATGATTAATGAATTATTTATTTCTATAATTTATTAGTTGTCTGGCTTGTTGTAAAAATTTCTTGACATAATAGTTTTAGTTCGGTAGGTAGCAGAAAAGTTTTTTAGAATTTTTAAAGAGGAATTTTTATGAATATATTTAAAGGCTGTTTCATTCAATTTTGCTATTACTATTTTTATTATTTTAGAATGGGACTGCCTAAGGCTTACTCGAATTAGTACATAAAAAGAAAATAATGAAGCCGTGGGCAAAAAAGCTCACGGCTTCTTTTTTTTTAAAAGGCCGTGATGCAAAAAAAATTCACGGCCTTTTTTTTATTAATATTAGGTTTATGGATTAACATAAAAAAACAGAGGAGAACATCATGACAATAATAGGAAAATCAATTAGGATGGAGAGAATCATTAATAGAACTACTGGAAATACTGTAATTGTGCCTATAGACCATGGGATGTCTGTAGGACCAATTCAAGGTATTGTTGACATGAAAGATGCTGTCCAGAAAATATCAGATGGTGGCGCTAATGCTATAGTCGAACATAAAGGAATGGTTGGCGCTGGGCATAGAAAATCGGGGAAGGATATCGGTCTTATCATTCATCTTTCTGCATCAACCTCTCTTTCACCCTACCCACATACTAAAACTCTTGTGTGTTCTGTTGAAGAAGCAATAAAATTAGGAGCAGATGCTGTATCAATTCATATAAATCTTGGGGATAGCGAAGAAAAAGAAATGCTTAAAGATTTTGGAGAAGTAAGTTACAAAGCAAAAGAATGGGGCATGCCTTTACTTGCTATGATTTATCCAAGAGGACAAAAAATTACCGATGAATATGACGTAAAAGTTATAAAACACGCAGCAAGAGTAGGCAATGAAATAGGAGCTGATATCGTGAAGGTTTCTTACACTGGTTCCCCTGAAACCTTCCATGAAGTTGTTTCTGGATGTTTTGTCCCTGTTGTAATTGCTGGAGGACCTAAAATGGATTCCGACCAAGCTATCCTTGAAATGGTAAGAGGCGCTATGGATGCTGGCGCTAAAGGCGCATCTATAGGAAGAAATATATTCCAGCATAAAAATCCAGAATTAATGGTTAAGGCTATTTCGGCTATTGTTCACGAAAATTTTACTGTTGAACAAGCTATAAAAATGTTGAATGCCCCTGCTTAGTAGCTGAAAAGAATACTTAAAAAAATAACTTAACTGTGTTTTTTTACTGCAAAGGCGTTAAAATATTTCTTTGCGCCTTTGCGATAAAAAACAACAGCAAACAAAAATTAAGAATTAAAGGAGTCTTGTTGATATGAAAAAAATTTGGGTTAAAGTTGATCCTTGGAATAAAAATCTTGTAACCACTGCCCTTGAAGGAGGAGCTGACGGAATAATGGTTCCTTCTGGTTTTTCCCAAAAAGTGAAAGAACTTGGCAGAATAACAACTATTGCCGATGATGGAGATATAGTTCTTGGCAAAGATGCGGTTGTTTTTACAATTAAAAGCGGAGAAGATGAAGATGAAATTGCAAAAATTTCTAAAGAAAAATTAGTTATATTGCAATGTTCAGACTGGACAATAATTCCCCTTGAAAACCTTATAGCTAAAGGTGCTGATGTTGTTACTACTGTAAAAAACCTTGAAGAAGCAAAAACAGCCTTTGGTATCCTTGAAAAAGGAGTAAACCAAATATTATTTGACACCCAAGACGTTAGTGAGCTAAAAAAAGCTTTATCATCTTTAAAATCCCAAGAAGAAAAAACACCTCTTGTTGAAGCTGAAATTATTGAAATAAAATCTCTTGGAATGGGAGATAGAGTTTGTGTTGATACCTGTTCATTAATGACTGAAGGGCAAGGCATGCTTGTTGGAAACTCAAGTAGTTTTCTTTTTCTTGTTCATGCGGAAAGTGTTGTTAATCCCTATGTGTCGCCAAGGCCTTTTAGAGTTAATGCCGGACCTGTTCATGCTTACACAAGAGTTGCTGGAGGAAAAACAAAATACCTTTCAGAACTTTCTTCCGGAGACCAAGTTATAATTGTAGATTATAAAGGTAATACAACATCAGCAATTGTTGGAAGATTAAAAATTGAGAAAAGACCGTTAATTCTTGTAAAAGCATTAGTTTCAGATAAAATAATAACTTCAATTTTGCAGAATGCTGAAACTATAAGACTTACAAGTCCTGACGGAAAACCATTATCCGTTGTTTCTCTAAAACCAAAAGATAAAGTTCTTGTTGCCGTTGAAGAATGGGGAAGACATTTTGGGCATAAAATTCAAGAAACCATAACTGAGAAATAGTGCAGGTGAACATGTGTTCTGAAGAAAAAAATAAAACTAATGAAAGAATTACAGGCATCAGGAATGCTATTGACGATATTGATGAAAAAATACTTCATCTAATAAATCAAAGGCTTGATTTAGCAAAAGAGATCGGAAAAGTTAAGGCGGAAACAGGGAATAATATACTTGATAAATCAAGGGAAACTGAACTTTTGCGAAGACTTTGCAGCCTCAACCAAGGGCCTTTAAGGGATAATGAAATTCATTATATATTTAACGATATAATTACGGTATCAAGGGAGCTTCAAAAACCTTTAAGAGTAGCTTATCTTGGGCCTCCAGCTACTTTTAGTCATCTTGCAGCTATGAATCATTTCGGAAATATTGTTTCGTGCGTTCCCCAACCAGGTATTCATGAAATATTCAGCGAAGTTGAAAAAGGCAGCTGTTATTATGGCATTGTTCCTGTTGAAAATTCTATCGAAGGTGCTGTTAACATTACTCTTGACCTTTTTTTTGAATCAGACCTTAAAATTTGTGCGGAACAATATCAGACTATTTCTAATGATCTTTTGTCAATAGACGGTATAATCGAAAATATTAAGGTGGTTTATTCTCATCCCCAGCCATTTGGCCAATGTAGAAGATGGCTTAAAAGAAATTTGCCAAATGCCCAACTTATTGAGTGCAGCAGCACTGCGTATGCTGCTCAAAAAGCATCAGAAGAAAAAGGAACCGCCGCTATTTCAAGCTCAGTTGCGGCAACAATTTATAACCTTAAAACCGTTGTATCAAAAATTGAGGACTATCCACGAAATGTAACAAGATTTCTTATAATCGGAAGAGATGAAGTAAAAAGAACCGGTAAGGATAAAACATCTATTATTTTTGTTACTTCCCATTCTCCAGGAGCTTTACATAAAGTTTTAGACCCAATATCTAAATCAAACATAAATCTTAATAAACTTGAATCAAGGCCAAGTAAATTTGAAAACTGGAATTATTTTTTTATTGTAGATTTAGACGGGCATATTGCAGACCCTATACTTCAGGAAACCATAAATAATATGCGGCCTCTTTGCCTATATTTAAAATGGCTTGGCTCATATCCAAAATCAAAAGATTGAATTAGGAATTAGGAAAAAATGAAAATTAATGCATCAACTTCCCTTTTCTGTGTTATTGGGGATCCTGTGTCCCATAGTTTAAGCCCTATAATGCATAATGCTGCTTTTGAGCATTTAAATATTAATGCTGTCTATCTTGCTTTTAATGTTAAAAACGTTGATTCAGCTATAAGCGGAATAAGAGATCTTGGAATAAAAGGCACAAGCGTTACTATTCCCCATAAAGTCAAGGTAATGAATTTTTTAGATAAGATTGACGATACAGCTTTAAAAATAGGAGCTGTAAACACAATAGTTAATCAGGATGGAAAACTTTTGGGTTTTAATACGGATTGTCTTGGCGCTGTAAAAGCTTTAATGAATAAAACCCCAATAAAAAATAAAAAAGTAGTACTTCTTGGCGCTGGCGGGGCTGCTCGCGCAATAGGATTCGGAATACTTAATGAAGGAGGCAATCTTTCTATTTTAAATATTTTAGAAGACGAAGGTCAATCCCTTGCAAAATCACTTGGAGTTAATTATTATCATTTATCGGAATATAAAAAAGTAGATTATGAAATTTTAATTAATACAACTCCAGTCGGAATGTTTCCAGATGTGGATAAAAGCCCTATTCCTAAAGATGGGATAATAAAAGGATCTGTAATTATGGATATAATTTATAATCCTTTAAAAACTAAATTGCTCCATGATGCTGAAGCAGAAGGCTGTTTAACGATAGACGGAACAAATATGTTTGTATATCAAGGGGCAATCCAATTTGAAATGTGGACTCACCAAAAAGCTCCAATTGATATAATGAAAAAGACTGTTATAGAAGAATTGTCGGCATTGCGCTGTAAGTAGATATTCCCTTTTATTTAGGAGGTAAAATGATAGAAATTATTCCAACAAAAATTAAAGATTGTGATATTAGTGTTCCGGGCTCTAAAAGCTATACCCATAGAATAATAATTGCAGCTGCACTTTCAGATGGAGTCTGCAAAATAAATAATGATCTTAGAAGTGAAGATACAGTTTTTACAGGATCCGCTTTGGAGCAAATGGGCATAAAAATGGAACAACATCTTGATTATGTTATTGTTCATGGAGCGAGCGGAAAATTTAAACCTTGTTCTGAGCCTGTATATCTTGGAAACTCAGGAACGTCAATGAGACTTATGACAGGAGTTGCGGCTTTAGGAGAAGGCCTTTATACTCTTACCGGCACAGAAAGGATGCATCAACGTCCTATTGTTGACTTGATTGATTCTTTAAGTCGTCTTGGAGTTTGTGCAAAAGCTGTTAATGATGGCTGCCCTCCTGTTGAAATAAAAGGTAGAAATATAAAAGGAGGTTCTGTTCCAATAAAATGTGATATTAGCAGCCAATTTCTATCATCTTTGCTTTTAATTGCTCCTTATACACGAAAAGGCCTTGAAATAACTGTTACAGCTGGTCCTGTTTCAAAGCCCTATATAGATATGACAATTGATGTTATGGAAAAATTCGGAGTAAAGGTCAAAAGAGACGGATACGAATTTTTTAAAGTTCAAGGGGGACAAATATACAAAAGCGGAGAATATAATGTAGAACCTGACTTATCCCAAGCCAGCTATTTTTGGGCTGCTGGTGCAATTACAGGTGCTAAAGTTAAGGTTAAAGGTGTTAAAAAAAATTCTATTCAGGGAGATCTCCGTTTAACTGACGTTTTTGCGGCTATGGGTTGTAAAGTTTCCTATGAAAATGATGGGATTTCTGTTGCTGGCGGTAATTTAGAAGGCATTGAAGTTGATATGTCGGATATGCCTGATATGGTTCCAACTTTGGCGGTAGTTGCGGCTTTTGCAAAAGGAACGACAGAAATAAAAAATGTTGCTCACCTTAAAGCTAAGGAAAGTGATAGACTTGGAGCTGTTGCTAATGAGCTTACTAAAATGGGAATAGCTGTAAGTTCAAGTGATTCAGGTCTTATAATTCAAGGAGGACAGCCTAAAGGAGTATCCATAAACACGTATAATGATCATAGAATCGCTATGAGTTTTGCTATCGCTGGTCTTTCTACTCCAGGCGTTTTAATTCAGAATGAAAAATGTGTAGATAAATCG
This is a stretch of genomic DNA from Desulfobacterales bacterium. It encodes these proteins:
- a CDS encoding VCBS repeat-containing protein, whose translation is MKKLLQSFSIFFVIFFLWLNTVKADERTILVFPFTINSEFDLSFMNKSIFDMFESRLSSEFIKLIALDSVNTNESILQVASEKSAHFAIIGTITALGNTISTDGKFIDTVNNKVLLRFNKIGSDKGEIISHIDAFAGDIKNILIQESEPNSFEKKQEVLSFLWKSEKFIGNIERLSISDVDGDKSNELILANDNTIFVNKLSNGKLEKIFEISPDKYSKIIWLDSADINGNNKAEIFVSCFNKSKESLKSFIFEWVNDGLVLISTESNIYLRTINKKMLVAQKLGMDDIFFGGVYELIWEQGKYKEAKELNLPKKTDIFNFIYGDVLNNSQNMVIRFEKNDYIKIIKQNGDIEWKSSEKYGGGRVLIDVKKKAKLDESLFEYIPHRIFVKNSKEKNKNELIIVKNIDTASRVFSRFRSFSNGYVECLGWNQTGFKQKWKTDEISGYISDYFVGDVNNDGFDELVISNVNNEGILFNKEYSFIIVWQIN
- a CDS encoding dynamin family protein — protein: MDSNNETKDKLLKINREIVQVIQNIKIIYKNYDSVFEFWEKICLHINNQLNENIIRIGIVGTIKSGKSTFVNYLFNGDHLKRGAGVITSIVTKVRIGKKLNAKLYCKSWEEINNEINQALILFPNFRSDSEGFDIKNKNHRDLLQNSLNQTEMNKMFIDGEKNPNIVLLISYLNGFEKVKDIISDKNSIKEYDENNFNLHTEFVSDDALSVYLKDIQLEIQSESIGNSVEIADCQGSDSTNPLHITMIQDYLLSANFVIYLISSRTGLRSADIKFLSMMKNMGVSENIIFVINCDLNEHESLKGLKTLIQKTKDDLIFFNPLSDIYAFSALYNLFNGNIKFLSKKDKMKLNHWQHEEEMINFSNIETKKFKNYFYNKINNEGLSILYKNHIERLNIVISSILQWIHITKSIIKKDAHSANRAIEDVHGHQAKINKIKLIIKNSLDGAAKKIKSNMKSDIDNFFVNKSKSLMDEIVKFIKNYESPYDKLNNSKDNFVQSIYIIFQQFKRALDFFITETITPKVITFLKENEQHVVDELYEITKTFDSMINDAVYEYSKEIGGIGNLINKTNYQLQSPSISIIKEQYGLKIPHASMMINYNTKMKAEAIMQFSFYSITKFLKKMFKKQETDDQTNKTNALDASIVKIKKETINSIKFFITDYKENVKFQYALKFVDSVSDYLYEGLTSHFSAYTADLDKLSYIMNKTEFSKKEIIEALNRNETICKNIKESISL
- a CDS encoding class I fructose-bisphosphate aldolase family protein → MTIIGKSIRMERIINRTTGNTVIVPIDHGMSVGPIQGIVDMKDAVQKISDGGANAIVEHKGMVGAGHRKSGKDIGLIIHLSASTSLSPYPHTKTLVCSVEEAIKLGADAVSIHINLGDSEEKEMLKDFGEVSYKAKEWGMPLLAMIYPRGQKITDEYDVKVIKHAARVGNEIGADIVKVSYTGSPETFHEVVSGCFVPVVIAGGPKMDSDQAILEMVRGAMDAGAKGASIGRNIFQHKNPELMVKAISAIVHENFTVEQAIKMLNAPA
- a CDS encoding 3-dehydroquinate synthase II, which codes for MKKIWVKVDPWNKNLVTTALEGGADGIMVPSGFSQKVKELGRITTIADDGDIVLGKDAVVFTIKSGEDEDEIAKISKEKLVILQCSDWTIIPLENLIAKGADVVTTVKNLEEAKTAFGILEKGVNQILFDTQDVSELKKALSSLKSQEEKTPLVEAEIIEIKSLGMGDRVCVDTCSLMTEGQGMLVGNSSSFLFLVHAESVVNPYVSPRPFRVNAGPVHAYTRVAGGKTKYLSELSSGDQVIIVDYKGNTTSAIVGRLKIEKRPLILVKALVSDKIITSILQNAETIRLTSPDGKPLSVVSLKPKDKVLVAVEEWGRHFGHKIQETITEK
- the pheA gene encoding prephenate dehydratase, encoding MCSEEKNKTNERITGIRNAIDDIDEKILHLINQRLDLAKEIGKVKAETGNNILDKSRETELLRRLCSLNQGPLRDNEIHYIFNDIITVSRELQKPLRVAYLGPPATFSHLAAMNHFGNIVSCVPQPGIHEIFSEVEKGSCYYGIVPVENSIEGAVNITLDLFFESDLKICAEQYQTISNDLLSIDGIIENIKVVYSHPQPFGQCRRWLKRNLPNAQLIECSSTAYAAQKASEEKGTAAISSSVAATIYNLKTVVSKIEDYPRNVTRFLIIGRDEVKRTGKDKTSIIFVTSHSPGALHKVLDPISKSNINLNKLESRPSKFENWNYFFIVDLDGHIADPILQETINNMRPLCLYLKWLGSYPKSKD
- a CDS encoding shikimate dehydrogenase, translating into MKINASTSLFCVIGDPVSHSLSPIMHNAAFEHLNINAVYLAFNVKNVDSAISGIRDLGIKGTSVTIPHKVKVMNFLDKIDDTALKIGAVNTIVNQDGKLLGFNTDCLGAVKALMNKTPIKNKKVVLLGAGGAARAIGFGILNEGGNLSILNILEDEGQSLAKSLGVNYYHLSEYKKVDYEILINTTPVGMFPDVDKSPIPKDGIIKGSVIMDIIYNPLKTKLLHDAEAEGCLTIDGTNMFVYQGAIQFEMWTHQKAPIDIMKKTVIEELSALRCK
- the aroA gene encoding 3-phosphoshikimate 1-carboxyvinyltransferase yields the protein MIEIIPTKIKDCDISVPGSKSYTHRIIIAAALSDGVCKINNDLRSEDTVFTGSALEQMGIKMEQHLDYVIVHGASGKFKPCSEPVYLGNSGTSMRLMTGVAALGEGLYTLTGTERMHQRPIVDLIDSLSRLGVCAKAVNDGCPPVEIKGRNIKGGSVPIKCDISSQFLSSLLLIAPYTRKGLEITVTAGPVSKPYIDMTIDVMEKFGVKVKRDGYEFFKVQGGQIYKSGEYNVEPDLSQASYFWAAGAITGAKVKVKGVKKNSIQGDLRLTDVFAAMGCKVSYENDGISVAGGNLEGIEVDMSDMPDMVPTLAVVAAFAKGTTEIKNVAHLKAKESDRLGAVANELTKMGIAVSSSDSGLIIQGGQPKGVSINTYNDHRIAMSFAIAGLSTPGVLIQNEKCVDKSFPNFWEVFQGFYK